From a single Pirellulales bacterium genomic region:
- a CDS encoding DUF1501 domain-containing protein produces the protein MNPSQILPSLAPHPSPLAPSYHHCVRVAVNRAQVVGRRDFLRGISVAGLAAGTLGWTDLMTANAEDLRKKGMACILLWMSGGPSQFETFSPKPDHPNGGSTKAISTAASGVQISENFPLLAKSMKDIAVIRSMTSKEGSHPRGTFLMHTGYIPSASVKYPSIGAVVAHEIGDPKSDLPSFVRVGGRAQTGSNGGFLGVQYDPFDIANPAAMPTNTIPTTSVERYRRRLDLLGQLEQDFATTAPQEVVDHQQQYERTAKMILSPSMKAFDLSKEPDSMREAYGKTQFGNGCLLARRLIESGVTFIEIDLGGWDTHADNFTKTKELAGQVDQPFAQLIADLKQRGMLDSTVIMWMGEFGRTPTINPRSGRDHYPRAFNAVVAGGGIRGGQVIGETDKAGTEVTSNPVTIQDLFQTVCKSLKIDATKENMSPIGRPIKVVDGGKPVKELVG, from the coding sequence ATGAACCCCTCACAAATCCTTCCCTCCCTGGCCCCGCACCCCTCGCCCCTCGCCCCTTCCTACCACCACTGCGTCCGCGTGGCCGTGAATCGCGCGCAGGTGGTCGGCCGCCGCGATTTTCTTCGAGGCATTTCAGTCGCCGGGCTGGCTGCCGGCACGCTGGGCTGGACCGACCTGATGACGGCCAACGCCGAAGATCTGCGAAAGAAGGGAATGGCCTGCATCTTACTGTGGATGTCCGGCGGGCCCAGCCAGTTCGAAACATTCAGCCCCAAGCCCGATCATCCCAACGGCGGCTCGACAAAAGCCATTTCGACCGCCGCCTCTGGCGTTCAGATTTCCGAGAACTTCCCGCTCCTGGCCAAATCGATGAAGGACATCGCCGTCATCCGCTCGATGACGAGCAAGGAAGGGAGCCATCCGCGCGGCACGTTCCTCATGCACACTGGCTATATCCCGAGCGCCAGCGTCAAGTATCCGAGCATCGGCGCCGTGGTGGCCCATGAGATTGGCGATCCGAAAAGCGATCTGCCCTCGTTCGTCCGCGTCGGCGGCCGCGCTCAGACCGGCTCGAACGGCGGATTCCTCGGCGTGCAATATGATCCATTCGATATCGCCAACCCGGCCGCCATGCCTACCAACACGATTCCGACGACGAGCGTCGAGCGCTATCGCCGTCGGCTCGACTTGCTCGGCCAACTCGAACAGGATTTCGCAACGACCGCGCCGCAAGAAGTAGTCGATCACCAACAGCAATACGAGCGGACCGCCAAGATGATCCTCAGCCCGAGCATGAAGGCCTTCGACTTGAGCAAAGAGCCGGATTCGATGCGCGAGGCCTACGGCAAGACGCAGTTTGGCAACGGCTGCTTGCTCGCGCGGCGGTTGATCGAATCGGGCGTGACGTTCATCGAGATCGACCTCGGCGGTTGGGACACTCACGCCGACAATTTCACCAAGACCAAGGAACTCGCCGGACAAGTCGATCAGCCGTTCGCCCAATTGATCGCCGATCTCAAGCAACGGGGCATGTTGGATTCGACGGTGATCATGTGGATGGGTGAATTCGGCCGCACGCCGACCATAAATCCCCGCTCCGGCCGCGACCACTACCCGCGGGCCTTTAATGCCGTGGTGGCCGGCGGCGGAATCCGTGGCGGGCAGGTGATCGGCGAGACAGACAAGGCCGGCACCGAAGTCACCTCGAACCCGGTGACGATTCAGGATCTCTTCCAAACCGTCTGCAAGAGCCTCAAGATCGACGCGACCAAAGAAAACATGAGCCCCATCGGCCGCCCGATCAAAGTCGTCGACGGCGGCAAGCCGGTGAAGGAATTGGTGGGCTAG